Proteins from a single region of Starkeya sp. ORNL1:
- the hisD gene encoding histidinol dehydrogenase produces the protein MPDIAPALRDRIKHLKAPRPDDGSDTSKIAATVKEVLDAVRTRGDDAVRHYSREFDKAELSSIEVTDAERAAALAALDPQTRRDTEFAIERVRAFAEAQLKTILPLEIEALPGLHLGHRVIPVQRVGAYVPGGRYPLLSAPVMTLVPAKVAGCEEVIACLPPGAHPAMIAGCHLSGADRIFRVGGAQAIAAMAFGTQTIPAVDKVVGPGNAYVNEAKRQVFGPVGIDQLAGPSEIFIVADETGDAEMIATDLLAQAEHDVRTRVGLITTSRALAEATLAEVERQLEGLTTAPVAGAAWAQFGEIAVCDDEEAMIAYSDHIAAEHLQVHTRDAHATAARLRNYGSLFIGTLASVVYSDKCCGTNHTLPTMGAARYTGGLWVGSFVRICTHQWLDERGVAAVAPPAVRQSASEGLEGHRRAAAFRL, from the coding sequence ATGCCGGACATCGCTCCCGCCCTTCGCGACAGGATCAAGCACCTCAAGGCGCCGCGCCCGGATGACGGCAGCGACACCAGCAAGATCGCGGCGACGGTGAAGGAGGTGCTCGACGCCGTCCGCACCCGGGGCGACGACGCTGTGCGGCACTATTCGCGCGAGTTCGACAAGGCGGAGCTCTCATCCATCGAGGTCACCGACGCCGAGCGCGCCGCAGCGTTGGCGGCGCTCGACCCGCAGACTCGTAGGGATACCGAGTTCGCCATCGAGCGGGTGCGGGCCTTTGCCGAGGCCCAGCTCAAGACCATCCTGCCGCTGGAGATCGAGGCACTGCCGGGCCTGCATCTCGGCCACCGCGTCATCCCGGTCCAGCGTGTCGGCGCCTATGTGCCGGGCGGGCGCTACCCGCTGCTGTCCGCGCCGGTGATGACGCTGGTGCCGGCCAAGGTCGCCGGCTGCGAGGAGGTGATCGCCTGCCTGCCGCCGGGCGCGCACCCGGCAATGATCGCCGGCTGTCATCTCTCCGGCGCCGACCGCATCTTCCGCGTAGGCGGCGCGCAGGCCATCGCCGCCATGGCGTTCGGCACGCAGACTATTCCGGCGGTCGACAAGGTCGTCGGTCCCGGCAATGCCTATGTCAACGAGGCCAAGCGCCAGGTGTTCGGCCCGGTTGGCATCGACCAGCTTGCCGGGCCGAGCGAGATCTTCATCGTTGCCGACGAGACCGGCGATGCCGAGATGATCGCCACCGACCTGCTGGCCCAGGCCGAGCATGATGTGCGCACCCGGGTCGGCCTCATCACCACCAGCCGGGCGCTGGCCGAGGCGACGCTCGCCGAAGTCGAGCGGCAGCTCGAGGGCCTCACCACCGCTCCGGTTGCCGGCGCGGCCTGGGCACAGTTCGGCGAGATCGCGGTGTGCGACGACGAAGAGGCGATGATCGCCTATTCCGACCACATCGCCGCCGAGCATTTGCAGGTGCACACGCGCGATGCGCATGCCACGGCGGCAAGGCTGCGCAATTACGGCTCGCTGTTCATCGGCACGCTGGCGAGCGTGGTCTATTCCGACAAATGCTGCGGCACCAACCACACGCTGCCGACCATGGGCGCGGCGCGCTATACCGGCGGGCTCTGGGTCGGCTCCTTCGTCAGGATCTGCACGCATCAATGGCTCGATGAGCGCGGCGTCGCCGCGGTCGCCCCGCCCGCGGTGCGCCAAAGCGCGAGCGAAGGCCTGGAAGGGCATCGCCGCGCCGCGGCGTTCCGGCTCTAG
- a CDS encoding ABC transporter substrate-binding protein: MAAGSVASARDLTVVSWGGNYQDAQKKIYFEPFAKKTGKPLLDESWDGGIGVIAAKVKAGVPNWDAVQVETEELELGCADGFYEKIDWQKLGGKDKFLPAAVSDCGVGAIVWSTMLSYDANRLKTPPTSWADFWDVAKFPGKRGFRRGPKYTLEFALMADGVKPEDVYKVLGTPEGVDRAFKKLDQLKPNIVWWEAGAQPLQLLASGEVVMSTAYNGRLAGINKAEGKNFQGVWPGSIYAIDSWVILKDSPNKDAAMDFIAFASEPANQSKLPDYIAYGLPNKAAAAMVPPNLAKDLPTAEANLKGAIALDGAFWVDNIEEMTKRFNAWLAK; this comes from the coding sequence ATGGCGGCGGGAAGCGTGGCCTCGGCCCGCGATCTCACCGTCGTCTCCTGGGGCGGAAACTACCAGGACGCCCAGAAGAAGATCTATTTCGAACCCTTCGCCAAGAAGACCGGCAAGCCGCTGCTCGACGAGAGCTGGGACGGCGGCATCGGCGTCATCGCCGCCAAGGTGAAGGCCGGTGTCCCGAACTGGGACGCCGTGCAGGTCGAGACCGAGGAACTGGAACTCGGCTGTGCCGACGGCTTCTATGAGAAGATCGACTGGCAGAAGCTCGGCGGCAAGGACAAGTTCCTGCCGGCGGCGGTCAGCGATTGCGGCGTCGGCGCCATCGTCTGGTCAACCATGCTCAGCTATGACGCCAACCGCCTGAAGACCCCGCCGACCTCCTGGGCGGACTTCTGGGACGTCGCCAAGTTCCCCGGCAAGCGCGGCTTCCGCCGCGGGCCGAAATACACGCTCGAATTCGCGCTGATGGCCGACGGCGTGAAGCCGGAGGACGTCTATAAGGTGCTGGGCACGCCGGAGGGCGTCGATCGCGCCTTCAAGAAGCTCGACCAGCTGAAGCCGAACATCGTGTGGTGGGAGGCCGGCGCCCAGCCGCTCCAGCTGCTCGCGTCCGGCGAAGTGGTGATGAGCACCGCCTATAATGGCCGCCTCGCCGGCATCAATAAAGCGGAAGGCAAGAACTTCCAGGGCGTCTGGCCCGGCAGCATCTACGCCATCGACAGCTGGGTGATCCTGAAGGACAGCCCGAACAAGGACGCGGCGATGGACTTCATCGCCTTCGCCAGCGAGCCGGCCAACCAGTCCAAGCTGCCCGACTACATCGCCTACGGCCTGCCGAACAAGGCAGCCGCCGCCATGGTGCCGCCGAACCTCGCCAAGGACCTGCCGACCGCCGAGGCCAACCTGAAGGGCGCCATAGCGCTCGACGGCGCGTTCTGGGTCGACAACATCGAGGAAATGACCAAGCGCTTCAACGCCTGGCTGGCGAAGTAG
- a CDS encoding inositol monophosphatase: MSTLPDDPRLDLARTVAAEAAVLASAYFANLAMLAIEEKRGGQDVVSEADREVEALIYRRIMETFPDDGFLGEETGLTPGTSGNVWVVDPIDGTSCFLHGLPDWCISIALVQGDEIRFGIIHQPTSGEVFVAAKGHGAFLNDAPIRVDASATLQTGLLALGANGRIPPRMVADFARRLLEAGGMFYRNGSGALMLAYVACGRLAAYYEPHINSWDCMAGLCLIREAGGWTNDFAADGDLLADDRIIAATPGAREELLALVAATEAAAS, encoded by the coding sequence ATGTCGACACTGCCCGACGACCCCCGCCTCGACCTCGCCCGCACCGTCGCCGCCGAAGCGGCCGTGCTCGCCTCGGCCTATTTCGCCAATCTGGCCATGCTTGCCATCGAGGAGAAGCGCGGCGGACAGGATGTCGTCAGCGAGGCCGATCGCGAGGTGGAGGCGTTAATCTATCGGCGAATCATGGAGACCTTCCCGGATGACGGCTTCCTCGGCGAGGAGACCGGCCTGACGCCGGGCACTTCCGGCAATGTCTGGGTGGTCGATCCGATCGACGGCACCAGCTGCTTCCTGCACGGCCTGCCGGACTGGTGCATCTCCATCGCGCTGGTGCAAGGCGATGAGATCCGGTTCGGTATCATCCACCAGCCCACCTCCGGCGAGGTGTTCGTCGCCGCGAAAGGCCACGGTGCCTTTCTCAATGACGCGCCGATCCGTGTCGATGCCAGCGCCACGCTGCAAACCGGCCTGCTTGCGCTCGGTGCCAATGGCCGCATCCCGCCGCGCATGGTCGCGGATTTCGCCCGGCGCCTGCTGGAAGCGGGCGGCATGTTCTACCGCAACGGTTCGGGCGCGCTGATGCTGGCCTATGTCGCCTGCGGCCGGCTCGCCGCCTATTACGAGCCGCATATCAATTCGTGGGACTGCATGGCGGGGCTGTGCCTGATCCGCGAGGCCGGCGGCTGGACCAATGATTTTGCGGCGGACGGCGATCTCCTCGCCGACGACCGGATCATCGCCGCCACGCCCGGCGCCCGCGAGGAACTCCTCGCTCTGGTCGCGGCGACCGAGGCTGCCGCATCATGA
- a CDS encoding ABC transporter permease, producing MHADRAMSQRASSRGGARSRVRALLLVAPLFAFLAVFFVWPLVMMTVVSVTDGTVRAVLPDTAEAIAGWDGAGQPSKAVQDALVADLRRPSEQMAFGDAVRRLNSEAAGFRTLLSRTASAVRDAPPGQPVDLVAIDKRWGEPGFWQAMQRAMPRYTDRNLLAAVDLKRDTDGSIVADASANRAIMVRTFAIAGLVTLLCALIGLPYAMIAAAASGWVRNLLLLAVLLPLWTSLLVRTAAWVILLQNEGLINDFLIAIGVVSQPLQLIFNRTGVVIAMTHVLLPFMVLPIYSVLLGIPRNLMPAASSLGASRLRAFRHVLLPLVLPGLLSGSLLVFMVALGYYITPALVGGAEDQMISSVIAFFATGTANWGMAGALGLILLVTTTALYLVYGRLSRSPQMVGT from the coding sequence ATGCACGCTGATCGCGCCATGAGCCAGCGCGCCAGCAGCCGGGGCGGGGCACGCTCGCGCGTCAGGGCGCTGCTGCTGGTGGCGCCGCTGTTCGCCTTCCTCGCCGTGTTTTTCGTCTGGCCGCTGGTGATGATGACCGTGGTCTCCGTCACCGACGGCACGGTGCGCGCCGTGCTGCCGGACACAGCGGAAGCCATCGCCGGATGGGACGGCGCCGGCCAGCCGTCCAAGGCGGTGCAGGACGCGCTGGTCGCAGACCTGCGGCGGCCGAGCGAGCAGATGGCGTTCGGCGATGCGGTGCGCCGGCTGAACAGCGAAGCCGCCGGCTTCCGCACGCTGCTCAGCCGCACCGCGAGCGCGGTGCGCGACGCGCCGCCCGGTCAGCCCGTGGACCTCGTCGCCATCGACAAGCGCTGGGGCGAGCCCGGTTTCTGGCAGGCGATGCAGCGCGCCATGCCGCGTTATACCGACCGCAATTTGCTCGCCGCCGTCGATCTCAAGCGCGACACCGATGGCAGCATCGTCGCGGACGCGTCGGCGAACCGCGCCATCATGGTGCGCACCTTTGCCATTGCCGGGCTGGTGACGCTGCTGTGCGCGCTGATCGGCTTGCCCTACGCGATGATCGCCGCTGCCGCCTCCGGCTGGGTGCGCAACCTGCTGCTGCTCGCCGTGCTGCTGCCGCTCTGGACCTCGCTGCTCGTGCGCACCGCAGCCTGGGTGATCCTGCTGCAGAATGAGGGGCTGATAAACGACTTCCTCATCGCCATCGGCGTCGTCAGCCAGCCTTTGCAACTCATCTTCAACCGCACCGGCGTCGTCATCGCCATGACCCATGTGCTGCTGCCGTTCATGGTGCTGCCGATCTATAGCGTGCTGCTCGGCATTCCGCGCAATTTGATGCCGGCCGCCTCGTCGCTCGGCGCCTCGCGGCTGCGCGCCTTCCGCCATGTGCTGCTGCCACTGGTGCTGCCGGGGCTGCTCTCGGGCTCGCTGCTCGTCTTCATGGTGGCGCTCGGCTACTACATCACCCCGGCTCTGGTCGGCGGGGCGGAGGACCAGATGATCTCCTCGGTCATTGCCTTCTTCGCCACCGGCACCGCCAATTGGGGCATGGCCGGCGCGCTCGGGCTGATCCTTTTGGTGACCACGACCGCGCTGTATCTGGTCTATGGCCGGCTGTCCCGCTCGCCGCAAATGGTGGGGACCTGA
- a CDS encoding ABC transporter permease has protein sequence MAARSPGLRAAQIIFGALVVFFLVAPIIAILPLAFNSSVFLNYPIESFSSRWFVELQTSETWRRSIVNSLIIGSGATVLSTVIGTLASLGLRSSRLPFSDLLRVMFLLPMVVPAVVLGVGMQILYTRLGLASSYLGVIVAHAVLCVPFVVVSVTASLGGIDGSVERAASSLGANPATVFRRITLPLAMPGVISGAVFAFATSLDEVVITLFVAGPNQRTLARQMFASIRENISPAVAAAAFLLIIGTLCLAALAGLLRQRQNRLVAAQTE, from the coding sequence ATGGCGGCCCGCTCTCCCGGCCTTCGCGCGGCGCAGATCATATTCGGCGCGCTCGTGGTGTTCTTCCTGGTGGCGCCGATCATCGCCATCCTGCCGCTCGCCTTCAATTCCAGCGTGTTCCTCAACTACCCGATCGAGAGCTTCTCCTCGCGCTGGTTCGTGGAATTGCAGACCAGCGAGACCTGGCGGCGCTCCATCGTGAACAGCCTCATCATCGGCTCCGGCGCCACCGTGCTGTCGACGGTGATCGGCACGCTCGCCTCGCTGGGCTTGCGCAGTTCGCGGCTGCCGTTCTCCGACCTGCTGCGGGTGATGTTCCTGCTGCCGATGGTGGTGCCGGCCGTGGTGCTCGGAGTCGGCATGCAGATCCTCTATACGCGGCTTGGGCTGGCGAGTTCCTATCTCGGCGTCATCGTCGCCCATGCCGTGCTGTGCGTGCCGTTCGTGGTGGTGAGCGTGACCGCCTCGCTCGGCGGCATCGATGGTTCGGTGGAGCGGGCGGCGTCGAGCCTCGGCGCCAATCCCGCCACGGTGTTCCGCCGCATCACCTTGCCGCTTGCCATGCCCGGCGTGATCTCGGGCGCGGTGTTCGCCTTCGCCACCTCGCTCGACGAGGTGGTGATCACGCTGTTCGTCGCCGGCCCCAACCAGCGCACGCTGGCGCGGCAGATGTTCGCCAGCATCCGCGAGAATATCAGCCCGGCGGTCGCCGCCGCCGCCTTCCTGCTGATCATCGGCACGCTGTGCCTTGCGGCACTGGCGGGCCTGCTGCGCCAGCGCCAGAACCGCCTCGTCGCCGCGCAGACCGAATAG
- a CDS encoding LacI family DNA-binding transcriptional regulator, translating into MTCSDTKHPPLERSRFVSAQEVADRAGVSRSAVSRAFTPGASVAEETRRKVMQAAEELGYQVNDLARGLLASKSRLVGIVATRPEVGFRAHLAAALVRRLIQRGSVPVMIDTGSNEAEMSAAQRTLFGHRAEATIILSGSPPASFVELARRNGQPLVLIGRSTPGVDSIQPDNAASARQAAALFAARGLTRLGYVGSSSGTPSTIERGAAFHAAAEAAGATVTSVVEEAEHGGGFKAAARLFAGARLPQGVFCVNDPAAFGVMDFARSTAELDVPGDLGIIGFDDVPEACWPAYDLTTFRQDPQIMAEAAIALLDRRQANPDRPAENLRIPAPLVVRGSFRPD; encoded by the coding sequence ATGACATGTTCCGACACCAAGCACCCGCCGCTCGAGAGATCGCGTTTCGTCAGCGCCCAGGAGGTGGCGGACCGCGCCGGCGTCTCGCGCTCGGCGGTGTCGCGCGCCTTCACGCCGGGCGCCAGCGTCGCCGAGGAAACCCGGCGCAAGGTGATGCAGGCGGCCGAGGAACTCGGCTACCAGGTGAACGACCTCGCCCGCGGCCTGCTCGCCAGCAAGAGCCGGCTCGTCGGCATCGTCGCCACCCGTCCCGAGGTCGGCTTCCGCGCCCACCTTGCCGCCGCGCTGGTGCGCCGGCTGATCCAGCGCGGCAGCGTGCCGGTGATGATCGACACCGGCAGCAACGAGGCGGAGATGAGCGCCGCCCAGCGCACGCTGTTCGGCCATCGCGCCGAGGCAACCATCATCCTCTCCGGCTCGCCGCCGGCCTCCTTCGTCGAGCTGGCGCGGCGCAACGGCCAGCCGCTTGTGCTGATCGGCCGTTCCACGCCCGGCGTCGACAGCATCCAGCCCGATAATGCCGCGAGTGCCCGGCAGGCGGCGGCGCTGTTCGCCGCGCGGGGTCTCACGCGGCTCGGCTATGTCGGCTCGAGTTCGGGTACGCCCTCGACCATCGAGCGCGGCGCTGCCTTCCATGCGGCCGCCGAAGCTGCGGGCGCGACGGTCACCAGCGTGGTGGAGGAGGCCGAGCATGGGGGCGGCTTCAAGGCCGCCGCCCGCCTGTTCGCCGGTGCCCGCCTGCCGCAGGGGGTGTTCTGCGTCAATGATCCCGCCGCCTTCGGCGTCATGGATTTCGCCCGCAGCACCGCCGAGCTCGACGTGCCGGGCGATCTCGGCATCATCGGCTTCGATGATGTGCCCGAAGCCTGCTGGCCGGCTTATGATCTGACCACCTTCCGCCAGGATCCGCAGATCATGGCGGAAGCCGCCATCGCCTTGCTCGACCGCCGGCAGGCCAATCCCGATCGGCCGGCCGAAAATCTCCGGATTCCCGCGCCGCTGGTGGTGCGGGGAAGTTTCCGACCCGACTGA
- a CDS encoding ABC transporter ATP-binding protein, whose translation MAPFIHFDQVTKSFGTLRVVDNLDLRVEKGEFLSLLGPSGSGKTTMLMMLAGFEDPTEGSIWLDGVRIESLPSHRRNMGVVFQSYALFPHMTVAENVAFPLTMRGVGRAEAKERVARALDMVRLGHLKDRRPSQLSGGQQQRVALTRALVFEPSVVLMDEPLGALDKQLREHMQLELRDLHRKLGLTVIFVTHDQSEALTMSDRIAVFNAGKIEQLDTPEGIYDRPRTRFVAEFIGETNLFEGVVQKVEGDVAEVTLKGGLNVRAAVTAPVAVGAPILASVRPERMHLRTEAGAANVIPVTIADNVYQGDHLRSHLSADGVVLVAKVERRVPVGPVGSAAFACFEPSECTLIAP comes from the coding sequence TTGGCGCCCTTCATCCATTTCGACCAGGTGACGAAATCCTTCGGCACGCTGCGCGTCGTCGACAATCTCGACCTGCGCGTCGAGAAGGGCGAGTTCCTCAGCCTGCTCGGGCCGTCCGGCTCCGGCAAGACCACCATGCTGATGATGCTCGCCGGCTTCGAGGATCCGACCGAAGGGTCGATCTGGCTCGACGGCGTGCGCATCGAAAGCCTGCCCTCGCACCGGCGCAACATGGGCGTGGTGTTCCAGAGCTACGCATTGTTCCCGCACATGACGGTCGCGGAGAACGTCGCCTTTCCGCTCACCATGCGCGGCGTCGGCCGGGCCGAGGCCAAGGAGCGCGTCGCCCGCGCGCTCGACATGGTGCGGCTTGGTCATCTGAAGGACCGCCGGCCGTCCCAGCTCTCCGGCGGCCAGCAGCAGCGCGTGGCGCTGACCCGTGCCCTGGTGTTCGAGCCGAGCGTCGTCTTGATGGACGAGCCGCTCGGCGCGCTCGACAAGCAATTGCGCGAGCACATGCAGCTCGAATTGCGCGACCTGCACAGGAAACTCGGCCTGACGGTGATCTTCGTCACCCACGACCAGTCCGAGGCACTGACCATGTCGGACCGCATCGCCGTGTTCAATGCCGGCAAGATCGAGCAGCTCGACACGCCGGAGGGCATCTATGACCGGCCGCGCACCCGGTTCGTCGCCGAGTTCATCGGCGAGACCAATCTGTTCGAGGGCGTGGTGCAGAAGGTCGAGGGCGATGTCGCCGAGGTCACGCTGAAGGGCGGCCTGAATGTGCGGGCGGCGGTGACCGCGCCGGTCGCGGTCGGTGCGCCCATCCTCGCCTCGGTGCGGCCGGAGCGCATGCATCTGCGCACCGAAGCCGGCGCGGCGAACGTCATTCCCGTCACCATCGCCGACAATGTCTATCAGGGCGACCATCTGCGCTCGCATCTGAGCGCCGATGGCGTTGTTCTGGTCGCCAAGGTCGAGCGGCGGGTTCCGGTCGGGCCGGTGGGGAGCGCGGCGTTCGCCTGCTTCGAGCCGTCCGAATGCACGCTGATCGCGCCATGA
- a CDS encoding phosphodiesterase produces the protein MIKLIQITDPHLVEPGELLLGLDPLARLEACLAHVNAHHADADLVVLSGDLTDDGSPAAYAALRDRLAGLKAPWRLMVGNHDDRDALLTAFPEVPSAGGFLQCSLDTRRGRVILLDTLEPGRVEGRLCPARLAWLEAELDAASAQPAYIFMHHPPFRVHLPALDAVRLVDVDAFLDVIGRHGAVRHIFAGHVHRPISGVWHGIGFSTLFGTSHQAEAIFNEKRFATSLEAPAYGVILIEPDSVVVLSVGFLEPSV, from the coding sequence ATGATCAAGCTGATCCAGATCACCGATCCGCATCTCGTCGAACCAGGCGAACTCCTGCTCGGCCTCGATCCGCTGGCGCGGCTGGAGGCCTGCCTAGCCCATGTCAACGCCCACCATGCCGATGCCGATCTCGTGGTGCTCTCCGGCGACCTCACCGACGATGGCAGCCCGGCCGCCTATGCGGCACTGCGCGACCGGCTTGCTGGCCTCAAGGCCCCCTGGCGGCTGATGGTCGGCAATCATGACGACCGCGACGCACTGCTCACCGCCTTTCCGGAAGTGCCGAGCGCGGGCGGTTTCCTGCAATGCTCGCTCGATACGCGGCGGGGCCGGGTGATCCTGCTGGACACGCTGGAGCCCGGCCGGGTCGAGGGCCGGCTCTGCCCGGCGCGGCTCGCCTGGCTGGAGGCCGAACTGGACGCGGCGAGCGCTCAGCCCGCCTATATCTTCATGCACCACCCGCCCTTCCGGGTGCATCTGCCGGCGCTCGACGCGGTGCGGCTGGTCGATGTCGACGCATTTCTCGACGTCATCGGCCGGCACGGCGCGGTGCGCCACATCTTCGCCGGCCACGTGCACCGGCCGATCTCCGGCGTCTGGCATGGCATCGGCTTCAGCACGCTGTTCGGCACCAGCCACCAGGCCGAGGCGATCTTCAACGAGAAGCGCTTCGCCACCAGCCTGGAGGCGCCAGCCTATGGCGTGATCCTCATCGAGCCGGACTCGGTGGTGGTGCTCTCCGTCGGCTTCCTGGAGCCGTCCGTCTAG
- a CDS encoding MFS transporter — protein sequence MLAVPGDLPLPEADIDLRVRRGTPGFHLTNLALFSAGFSTFALIYCVQPLMPVFSQEFGITPAQSSLALSATTGLLAFAMLIASSLSEIVGRKPVMIVSLLASSLLMMACTFVESWHQLVILRALAGITFSGLPAVAMAYVGEEIHPESVGLAMGLYIGGSGLGGLGGRTIVGIITDFVSWRTGLFAVGLVGVACALILWQTLPASRHFKRAAPSFRALAGSFAGHLRDGRQRALLLQGFLLLGSFVCVYNYTGYRLMKAPFSLSQGTVSLIFGVYIVGIFSSAYIGDLGSRLGRGPVLCGSMALMLGGILLTLVPTLPVIIAGMAILTFGFFGAHSVASSWVGANARHAKAQASSLYLFAYYLGSSTIGTLGGVFWLHGEWPGVVALLASLLLIGLMVAAWLAWQGRAGQPARGV from the coding sequence ATGCTTGCAGTCCCCGGTGACCTGCCGCTGCCCGAGGCGGACATTGACCTGCGCGTACGGCGCGGCACGCCCGGCTTCCATCTGACCAACCTCGCGCTGTTCTCGGCGGGCTTCTCCACCTTCGCGCTGATCTATTGCGTGCAGCCGCTGATGCCGGTGTTCTCCCAGGAGTTCGGCATCACCCCGGCGCAGAGCAGCCTCGCGCTGTCCGCCACCACCGGGCTGCTGGCTTTCGCCATGCTGATCGCCAGCTCGCTCTCCGAGATCGTCGGCCGCAAGCCGGTGATGATCGTCTCGCTGCTGGCCTCTTCGCTCTTGATGATGGCCTGCACTTTTGTGGAGAGCTGGCACCAGCTGGTGATCCTGCGCGCGCTCGCCGGCATCACCTTCAGCGGCCTGCCGGCGGTGGCCATGGCCTATGTCGGCGAGGAGATCCATCCCGAATCCGTCGGCCTCGCCATGGGCCTCTACATCGGCGGCAGCGGGCTCGGCGGCCTCGGCGGGCGCACCATTGTCGGCATCATCACCGACTTCGTGTCGTGGCGAACCGGGCTGTTCGCGGTCGGGCTGGTCGGCGTCGCCTGCGCGCTGATCCTGTGGCAGACGCTGCCGGCCTCGCGGCACTTCAAGCGCGCGGCGCCCTCCTTCAGGGCGCTGGCCGGATCGTTCGCCGGGCATCTGCGCGACGGGCGCCAGCGCGCCTTGCTGCTGCAGGGCTTCCTGCTGCTCGGCAGCTTCGTCTGCGTCTACAACTACACCGGCTACCGGCTGATGAAGGCACCGTTCTCGCTCAGCCAGGGCACGGTGAGCCTGATCTTCGGGGTCTATATCGTCGGCATCTTCTCCTCGGCCTATATAGGCGACCTCGGCAGCCGGCTCGGGCGCGGCCCGGTGCTGTGCGGCTCGATGGCGCTGATGCTCGGCGGCATATTGCTGACGCTGGTGCCGACGCTTCCCGTGATCATCGCCGGCATGGCGATCCTGACCTTCGGCTTCTTCGGCGCGCATTCGGTCGCCAGTAGCTGGGTCGGCGCCAATGCTCGCCACGCCAAGGCGCAGGCCTCCTCGCTCTATCTGTTCGCCTATTATCTGGGGTCCAGCACCATCGGCACGCTCGGCGGCGTGTTCTGGCTGCATGGCGAATGGCCGGGCGTGGTGGCGCTGCTCGCCAGCCTGCTGCTGATCGGCCTCATGGTCGCGGCCTGGCTCGCCTGGCAGGGACGCGCCGGGCAGCCGGCCCGCGGCGTCTGA
- a CDS encoding cupin domain-containing protein, translating into MPNLGPGIRELRRRRGLGIRTLALRSGVSHSSISLIERDRISPSIDTLAAILEALGTTLVGFFSELQQMSSYSPFYEASELPEVGSGDAISYRVIGINHPNRQILVLHETYAVGADTGEAFSHTAQEAGMIIRGAVEVTVENQSKVLGVGDAYYFDSRLPHRFRNVADGPSEIVSAINPPTY; encoded by the coding sequence ATGCCCAATCTCGGCCCCGGAATCCGCGAACTGCGCCGCCGTCGCGGGCTCGGCATACGCACGCTGGCACTGCGCTCGGGGGTGTCGCATTCCTCGATCTCGCTGATCGAGCGGGACCGCATCAGCCCTTCCATCGACACGCTCGCCGCCATACTGGAGGCACTCGGCACCACGCTGGTCGGCTTCTTCTCCGAGTTGCAGCAGATGTCGTCCTATTCGCCCTTCTATGAGGCGAGCGAATTGCCGGAAGTCGGCAGTGGCGACGCCATCTCCTATCGCGTCATCGGCATCAATCATCCGAACCGGCAGATACTCGTGCTGCACGAGACCTATGCGGTCGGTGCCGATACGGGTGAAGCTTTCTCCCACACCGCGCAGGAGGCCGGCATGATCATCCGTGGCGCGGTCGAGGTCACGGTGGAGAACCAGTCGAAAGTCCTCGGTGTCGGCGATGCCTATTATTTCGACAGCCGGCTGCCGCACCGCTTTCGCAACGTTGCCGACGGCCCGAGCGAGATCGTCAGCGCGATCAATCCTCCGACTTACTGA
- a CDS encoding ABC transporter permease subunit, with product MSIAADTSSARRLDLWWLPRAAILGLIAFFIFGPLANMLLWTVTERWYFPHALPLDYGFSSWARVFAPRGNAMESLLNSILVALLTVVASLSLAIPAGYALARLRVPARAAILLAFLIPQAFPNLTVYVNIARLFYEVGLNGTIAGVVIVHTTHGLVYAIWIATAAFAAVDTELEEAARSIGASALAAFRDVTLPLAMPGLMASAIFVFLESLDEFTGSYFVGAPDVNMLPLLLYTAGAGGNYQIASITALLLLVPSIVFMLLVERFLKADVLARVGR from the coding sequence ATGAGCATCGCCGCCGACACCTCGTCCGCGCGTCGGCTGGACCTGTGGTGGCTGCCGCGCGCGGCCATACTCGGGCTGATCGCATTCTTCATCTTCGGCCCGCTCGCCAACATGCTGCTGTGGACGGTGACCGAGCGCTGGTATTTCCCCCATGCGCTGCCGCTGGACTATGGCTTCAGCTCCTGGGCGCGGGTATTCGCGCCGCGCGGCAATGCGATGGAATCGCTGCTCAATTCCATCCTCGTCGCGCTGCTCACCGTCGTCGCCTCGCTCAGCCTGGCGATCCCCGCCGGCTATGCGCTGGCCCGTTTGAGGGTGCCGGCGCGCGCCGCCATCTTGCTCGCCTTCCTGATCCCGCAGGCGTTCCCGAACCTCACCGTCTATGTGAACATCGCCCGGCTGTTCTATGAGGTTGGGCTGAACGGCACCATTGCCGGCGTGGTCATCGTCCACACCACCCATGGCCTCGTCTATGCGATCTGGATCGCTACCGCCGCCTTCGCCGCGGTCGACACCGAGCTGGAGGAAGCGGCGCGCTCCATCGGCGCCAGCGCGCTCGCCGCGTTCCGCGACGTGACGCTGCCGCTCGCCATGCCCGGCCTGATGGCGAGCGCGATCTTCGTGTTCCTGGAATCGCTCGACGAGTTCACCGGCAGCTATTTCGTCGGCGCGCCGGACGTGAACATGCTGCCGCTGCTGCTCTATACCGCCGGGGCGGGCGGCAATTACCAGATCGCCTCCATCACCGCGCTGCTGCTGCTGGTGCCATCGATCGTCTTCATGCTGCTGGTCGAGCGCTTCCTGAAAGCGGACGTGCTCGCCAGGGTCGGGCGCTGA